The Methanosarcina acetivorans C2A genome includes the window ACGTGCTTGTAGAAAAACCTATTGCAGACAGTGTGGAAAATGCAACTGCAATGATCGAATCCGCGGAAGAAATGGACAGGCACCTTATGGTCGGGCATATCGAGAGATTTAACCCTGCGGTTCTGAAATTAAAAGAAATCATTGATTCGGGAACTCTAGGGAAAGTCGTCTCCGTTTCAACCAGAAGAGTCGGTCCTTACAATCCCAGGATAAGAGATGTGGGAGTAATCCTGGATATTGGGGTTCACGACATAGATATAATCTCTTGCATCTATGGAATGAAGATTAACCAGGTATACGCCGTAGCAGGCTCGGATATTCACTCTTTTGAAGACCATGCGACAATTCACCTTCGCCTTAACCATGAATACTCGGGGCTTGTGGAAACAAACTGGCTTACTCCTCACAAAATTCGGAAGCTTACAGCTGTTGGCCTGAAGGGGGTTGCATATCTGGATTACCTTGATCAAAGTGTGGAGCTCCACAACGATGGATGGGTCCAGAAAGCCAGGGTAGAAAAAGCCGAACCTCTGCAAAAAGAACTCTCCCATTTTATCTGCTGCGCAAGGGATGGAACCTGCCCGATGCCCTCAGGGGAAGAGGGGAAGCATGCCCTGGAAGTGGCACTGGCTGCAATCCAGTCATACCAGGAAGAAAAAATGATTGAAATCTGAAGCTGCAGCCAGGTAAAATTCATAAGGATCCAATCAATGAATTCGCCTCTTTTGCAGGGAAGATGCATGTAAATATGCAGGTGAACAGGAAGTAAAGATTTTACCTTCAGCGCTGAGGAACCCGAAGGAGAACTTAACCGCATTTAGGATGGAATATGTTTCATCGGGAAACTATATAATCCTAAAGAAAGTTATTATGTTGTGGGTCGTATGGAAACCATAAAAGTTTTTAAAGATAGGCTTACCGGAAACCTGGACACGATTCTCAGTGCAATGGGATTCAGCTTAGGCGTGTTCATTGTTTCATTATATTACCTGATTAATTTAAACCAGAAGGACATCGGAACTGCCGTGCTTTCTGCCTGCTTAATCTATTTTTTATTCAGAAAAAAATTCAAGAGTGAGGCTCCCGTTTCCTCAGAAAAAGACAGGTTAAAAAATAGACTCAACCTTTCCTTTTATCTCGTGTTTCTGATAAGTGTGCTCGTATACAGCATGAACCTGTATTACAGACCGATATCGTATTTTATACTGATATGCACACTTGCAGCAATCATAGCTTCGGAAATCCTTTATGTAAGAAAAGGAGACAAGGTAGCTCCGATACTGCTGCAGATATTCCTTCTTTCAATCCTTATAAGAGCCGGAATTTATTATAATTTCCCGAGCCTCATGGGTTATGACGCTTATTTCCATGCAGGCATGGCAAAACTGATTACTGAGACAGGAGCTGTTCCTCCGATTGAGGTCAGCAGCAAATATTTCTATTACCCACTTGCCCACATTTTTGTCTCTATAACCCAGTTGATGGGTGGGCTAGACATCAAGGACAGCTTCTTTTATTCTATAGGATTTGCCGATATTTTCAGCACGGCGGGGATTTACCTTATAGGAAAGAAACTCGAAGGCCCTCAGATGGGCTTGCTTGCAGCCTTATTAATAAATTTAAATAATCACAATATCGTTAGCGGGATTACAAATATAACCCCGGGTTCCCTGGTTCTCTGCTATTTCATAATTATCCTCTATGCAATCTTTAGTGAAAAGCCGGGCTTGACGCAGACAGGAATTCTACTCATGGCTACGGTTCTGATAGTACTGACCCACCAGTTAACGACTTTTGTGGTTCTTCTGGCAATAATTTCGATTATAGTGGGAAAATTCCTGCACAACCACCTTTATGAGAGTTTACCCACTTCAACGTTCAGTTTTAATTACATCCTCTTTTTTGTTATTTGTCTGCAAACCTACTGGATGTTTACATATGTCACTCCAGGGACCTCTTTTTTTGAGATGATCTTCAGACCTCTTATAGATGTACTTCAGGCCGGATCCAGTTACTCAAGCGATGAGCTTATAATGGGGACTGCAACCAATCAAAACTCAATGGAAACACTAATACTTCACATAAGTTACCTTGCCCTTCCTTTCTTTGCAATAGGAGGAGTCTTGACTTGGTTTTCCCGCAGGGACGCCGAAAAAATCGATAAGTTTTCAATTGCTCTGGTTGTTGTAATTCTGTATAGCTTTGCTTACGGGATTCCTTTACTGGGTATGAGAAATTTCCTTACAAGCAGGTGGTTCCCGCTAATAGCAGTGTTTCTGGTACTTGTAGCTGCCTCATATATGTTAAAGCTGGTAAGCCTGTTTAACTCCAAAAAGGCAAAAATTTCTGCAATTTTCATAATAATGTTGTTCTTCTCATTCGTAATGGTCACTACGCCGGGAATTAATAAAGACAACCCTCTTGTAGGAAAAGAAACAACTGTAAGGAACCAGTTTAAGAACATTGAAATCCAGCCTGTGAAAACACTATCTGCAGTGTATTCAGGAAACATTCTGATGGATGCCCCCTATGACAGCTGTCTTTTTTATCGAGACCCGGGATACAATGTGGATAACGCAACATACTTCAATACGAACCAGGTAGAGTCGGGAGAGATCAGCGGCGAGCATCTGGTACTGCTAAGAAGAGCAACCCTTCGGGAACCAATATCCATAAATGTTCCGGATAGATACGGGGTAAACATTATCAAGCCGTTGCCAGCAGAGTTCTTCAACAGCTTCGATGCTCCGGAGTATGCACTGGTGTATGACAATTCAGAGGTGCTGGCTTACCTTAAAGAAAGTAAAGAAGTCAAAAAATAAAGATTCATTGGAAACTATTATATAAGTCGCCGGTGTGGAAAACCCCATCTACGACAAAAAACAGGATTAATGTATTTCAAAGTTGGAAACCCCATGTCGAACTTCATCACGAACGTACTAAAACTTGTTTCCGGAAGTGTTACTGCACAGCTCCTAGGTATAATTCTAATACCTGTAATCACAAGAATTTATAATCCAGATGATTTTGGAATTTTTCAGCTTTTTATAGCAATCTCAGGCGTACTTGTGATTGTTTCTACTTTTTCGTACCAGCTTGCAATTATGCTGCCAAAGACAGAAGAGGATGCTGCAAATGTCACTGCCCTGTGTACCTTACTGGTAACTCTTATGACTTTAATCACAGGCATAGTGACTTTGCTCATTCCAGATAATATTGACAATATTTTCAAGACCCCTGGGATTTCAAAATACCTTCCTCTTCTTCCGTTAATAATATTCCTTAATGGGATGTTTTTTGTGCAAAATTACTGGCTTTCAAGAAAAACCCGTTTCGGAGTCATTGCAGGATCCAGAGTTTCGAACACCTTAACGTCAAAGTTATTTCAAATAGGATTTGCGAAATTGATTATTACCCCATTGGGTCTGATTGGCGGATTCATTGCAGGGTATGCATTTGCAGACCTTATCATGCTTAAGGGCATAAAAAAAGATATTAAGGTTTTCAAACAGGTTTCAATTAAAAGAATGAAAGAGATGGCCATCCAGTACAAAAAATTTCCGTTATTCAGCTCCTGGTCATCGATCGCAAACACTATTTCTCCGCAGGTCCCTTCTTTTTTACTTGCATACTTTTACACTACATCAGTTGTGGGACATTTTTCACTTGCAAATCAGGTTGTAAACCTGCCAATGGGAATTGTCGGCACCGCTATAGGCCAGGTCTTTTTCCAGAAAGTAAGTGAGGTTAAGAACGGGAATGTGGAAGGAGACATGAAGACTATAGTTGAGGAGGTTTACAAAAAGCTGATTTCAATAGGACTCTTCCCTATGATACTCCTGATGATCCTCGGAGAGCAGATTTTCGTTTTTGCTTTTGGAGAAAACTGGGGTATTTCAGGAACATATGTAAGAATCCTTGTGCCCTGGATCTTTCTGGTTTTTCTTTCTTCTCCGATCTCAACTCTCTATAACATATATGAAAAACAGAAAGTATGGCTCACCTTCAGTATAGTTCTCCTTGCTTCAAGGATAATATCCCTGGTTATCGGGGGAACTTACGGAGACCCCGAGTTTGCCCTTGCCCTTTACAGTTTTACAGGAATTGTGTTCTGGCTCTGGAACAATGCATACCTGCTAGGGCTTGCAGGAATTAGCAAGAAAGAAAGCGCAGGAATTCTTATAAAATATTCTACAATAGGCGTCATCGTTTCGATCCCGCTAATTCTGATAGAATTGATTTCTACAAACTTTTACCTGATAATATTTGCAGCCGTGATCATGACGGTCATCTATTATGCAATAACCCTCCACGAGGATCCCATGTTCAGAAAAATGTTCTCAACTTTACTTGTAAACGTAAGAAATCGGAACTGAGAAGGAAAATTAAATCTTCTTCTCAGGAAACAGAATTTTTTAGAATTTAACCGCCTTAAAGACCCTTTTCATACCTTTGAGAAAAAACTGAGGAAAACGAAATAGAAAAGAAAAGAAAAAACTGAAATAACAAGATCCACGAAGGTCCCAAGAATTTTATGTGTATCCTGCATGCGTGCTAGCTTTAGAGCTGGAGCCTTCTTTTATAAAGGGGCCCGCAATAGCCAGTCATTTTACAGGTTGAAGACCCTATTTTCAGCATACCTTTAAAGTTCTTAATGAAAAAGGGGCATCCGCCCACAAGTTCACCGTTTATGGAACAACCATAAATCTTAAAGTCTCTGGAAAGGGTGTCCCTGCAGATTCCCAGCCAGTCACTTGCGTGAAAGATCATACCGGGTTGAGCTTTTTCCACAAGCAGATCCCAGTCTTTGGATTCAGAAGGTAATAATTCTCTGACTTCAATTTCGGACATTTTAAACCCCTGTAATAGACAATAATGTGTTTATAATCAATTAAAATAAGAAGTAGATTTTTGGGTATTCAGTCCCTGAGTCCTGATTTGCAGACTCCGTCTACCTGTTTTGCAACACTGTACCAGCTGTGATTTTCAGTAACATAACTTAAACCTTTTAAGCCTATATTTTCCCTTGATTCTCGATTTTCAAGTAGCTTTGAGATGGCTTCCGCAAGAGCTTCCGGGTTTTCCGGAGGGACGGGAATCCCGCCTCTCGAAGCCTCAAGTACATCGGCAACCCCGCTGATCGCACTTGCAACAACTGGCTTTCCGCAAGCCATATACTCATATAATTTCAGAGGGGAAAGCCCTATTTTTGCATTCCTTGCCAGGATAAAGGGCGCAGCACAAATATCACTTGCATTGATATACACAGGTACCCGGTCATAGGCAACCACACCTGTGAAAACTAACCTGTCTGCAAACCCGAGGTCTCTTGAGAGGGAGAGCAGTTCATCCTTCATAACCCCATCGCCGACAATAAGAAAACGGCATTCCGGGTATCTGGCAAGTATTGAAGGAACCGCCTTTACCAGATATTCGACTCCCTGCCAGGGAGCAAGATTTCCCACGAAACAGACATAAGGAGTTTCCGGGTCAAGCCCAAGCTCTTTTCTGCATGCAGCCTGTCCAAGAGGTTTGAAGAGAGAGGTATTTGCTCCGTTAGGAACCACAGTTATTTTTTCTCCGGGAATGTTGTAAGCACTCTCAAGATTCGCTTTTATTCCCGGAGTCACGGCGATTATCCTATCCGAAAGTCCGAGAGCTTTGTTCAGAACCGAGATCTTTAACCTGGATTTTGCGGAAGAAAAAAACCTGGATAAATTTACCGTTTTTCCCTCCTGCAAGGCTTTCTCTTCATCACATCTGGATTTGATAAGGCTGCTCTCATCTTCCGGGATCCCGTTTAATTCATAAACCAGAGTTTTACACCTGCCTTTGCAAAAGAGCCCGGCAAGAAAACCGAAATTCGGATTTCTTGTATACAGGACATCAAAAGTTTCTGAACCGACCAGCCAGGTAGAACTCCGGAAATAATTGATTGTAAGGGTAAGCAGGCTTCCGGGACGTATATAATGGCAGTGGACGTTGTCCAGGTGAGAAAGAGTGGAACTATCCGTAGTGAAGATATGGATTTCATTATCCAGCTTTGCAAGGTTACTTACAAGCTCATGCCTGTGGATAAGGGATCCGTCAGCCAGGTAAAGTGGCCACACTATATCCAGAAAGAGCAACTTCATACTACCACCTTAATCCAATATTCCATTGAAATATCTTAGGGTGTTCATTGCTCTCCCTGCTTGGCATCTGTAGAGTTGCGGCTTAAAAACCCTGAAATCCTGGAAAATAGCAGACCCAGATTTTGTTTTCTATAATAAGCCCTTATTTCCATATCCCCGATCTTTTTCTCCCTCTTAACGGCTGAATTGAGATATCCGTATAAGTATGCAATTCCTGTGTAATATGGGGACTTGAAGGAATAATAAAACGTATTAAACAGAACCATAGGCAGATTTTTATCCATGTAATAAGCCATCCAGCCATTTTTGACATATCCCTTCCAGAGACCTTCTCCTGCGCTAGTCTTTCGTTTCTGGATTTCAACCACATCTGCATACTGTCGGAGCTGCCAGCCCCGAAGAAGAGCTTTAGTATTGGAAATGGAATCCGGGGAAGGTTCTACCTGATAACCTTCGGTTTCAAGGAAACAGGACTTTCTCCAGAGCCTTCCTGTGCCGCGAGGAAGATTTTTATCGGAGACTTCTCGGGAAAGCTTGCCGCCGACATCATAGTAAACCCCTCCGCTTGCAATCCCGAGAGAAGAATCTTTTTCAAATTCGCCTATTAATTTCCCGAAGTAGTTTTCTTCGAGTACGGTATCGGCATCAAGGAGCCCTATGTAATCATACTCAATACCATTTACCCTGCAGTATTCCAGTGCATAATCAAATCCCTGTTTGCAGACGTAGCTATAGTGAAAGGTTATGTCCCTTGGCCTTGGAGGGAGCCTTATGCTTCGAATCCAGGGGTGTCTTGCCTTCAACCCTTCAAGAATATGGGGAGTCTCGTCCGTACTCCCATCGTCCACTATGATCCAGAGTGTAGGTGTTACTTTCTGCCCTGTTACGGACCCGGAAACGTCAGGCAGGTTGTCCTCTTCATTTCTTGCAGGCGTAATCAACAGGTATTTCCTTTTAGACTCGGGATTCATTGTCCCACCACCTGTAAATCTCCTCTCCGCTTGTCATCCATGCCCCTTTTTCAGAGCAGTACTGCAGCGCATTTTCGTAGAGTTTGATCCAGTCTTTTCGGAAACTGCACCCGAAAACAAAGTTGTGCCACAGCAGGGTAATTACTCCATTGAACCTTGCTGTCGTATCTATAAGATCCTTTGTGCATCTCCAGGCTTCCTCAAAAGATCCGGAAGCCTTGAAAAGAGCAACATCCATTACAGTAAGCGGAATTTCCAGTATGTCTATCTCCCTGTCTTCGTTTAGATTATATGGTCTGAAAGGATGGCACATGCCATTCCTGAAGCCGACCGAATCACTGAATCCGAAAGTTGAATCATAGCCGAACCCTGCATCTGCAAGCAGTTCCCAGGTTTCGGGAGTTTTGAACCGGAGATAATGGTTGCGAAAACCCAGGACTTTTTTACCCAGTACGGCTTCCAGCCTTTCTTTTTCACGTTTCAGCGCTTCGGGGTCGTTGTATGAATAATAGCCCCCATGCAGGCCAGCTTCCCATCCTCTGTCGGAAATCTCTCCCAGAGAGCCTTCCAAGTCTTCAATATCATATCTGAACCTTTTTGGATCTTTTCTGCTTGCAATGAAGTAAAAAGAGGACTTTGCCCCTAAATCTTCTTCAAGATCCATGATTTCGGAAAAGTTAAGGTAAGGGGAATACTCAGCGCCCCGGAATTTCCAGAGAAACTGGGATTCCAGACCCCGGAGATCCAGATCTTTCAAGCAGCAGGCGGAGGACAGCAGGCAGTGGGAAAGAGGAGGATAAATATCATCCATATCATGAGTCAAACACACAGCAAAGGTCCTGTTTTCCGGAAATTCAACTTCCATCCCGTGATCTACCAGGAATCTGGAAACCTCAGGCTCGGAAGCGTTTTTCAGGTATTTTTCAGCGAAAAGAAAACGTCCGTGCTCATCGAGCTTTTCAGGGCAGTACTCTTCTCTTCGGGAAAAAAGATCCCAAATATTTGAGTTTTGCTTCAGTAAGTCATGCATAGCTCTCATCCGAAACCACTGGCATGGAAACCCCTGGCTTTTTGCCAGGAAGACTTTCTATGAGCTCTACCATAAATTCGGTCACGTTAATTTTGTCCCTGAGCAGGGCAGCTCTTTTGAGGCCCCAGGTCTTCTTAAGTTCGGGATCCTTGAGAAGTTCCACAGCCTTTGCAAGGGCAGCTTCTGACTCACTGTAATTGAAGAGCAAACCGTACTTTTCTTCGAGCTCCGAAAAGTTCCCCATAGTCCCTGCAAGGGAGGAAACATAGATAGACGGAGTACCAAGAATTGCGCTTTCTACAGCCATAGTTGCTCCTTCCCCCACGTATAATGTGGCATAATAAAGAAGATCATGGATTTTTTCAGAGGGGACCCTGATCCTGTACCGCTCAAATTCTTCTGCCAGTTTCCCTTCCGAAGAAATAAAAACCTTCCCGAACTTTTCGAATTCTTTAAGAAGTGACAACTTATTATCAATTCCGTGCTGGCCTACATCATGATGTGCACCCCATGAAATAAAGCGCAAGATTACAAACGGTTCACCTACCTCTACCCCGAGTTCCCGTAAAACATCAGGATTCGGGGAGAAGTAAGCGGGATGAAGATATGCCAGTTCATGATAGCCGCTATACTTGAGCTGCTTTTTTCCTGCATCTTTTTTAAAGGAGGTGGGAGTGCAGATAATATTGCAGAAAGGATAGGTCATTTTCTGGGCTATTTCTGCATGTTCGGTATCATTAAAAATTATGGATTTTTTTCCCAGTGCCCAGGCTACATGAGCAACCGGAGGAGAGAGAATGCCTATAATGAGGTCCGGGTTAAACTGGCGAGCAATTTTATAAAGTTTAGACTCTCTTACGAACCACTCTTCAAACAGGTGGACCTTACCCGACCTGACCTTGCTTAAAACTGTATGTGGGATTTTGTAGGCATCTAATAACTCTATTACAACGTCTTTATCCCTTGAGACAATCATTACCTGATGTCCTTTTTTTTCAAGATTCCAGATAGTATTTTTAAAAAAATGAACGTGAGCCGGATGCCCTATATCAACAATGACCCTCAAGATTTTCACTCCCTAAATGGTCTCACACTTTGATTCCACGAACTGAGGAAAATGGACAGTTTTCTTACTGGAGGGCAGCGGTAAAAAGGAAAGTAAGAAACTATTTAAATGCCAAACCCGGAAACCGATAAGGCGAGATATTTTCGAGAAATCAGGGAGTCTTCTACTTCACATTTACTTGATTAATCAGAGAAGCAGTCAATATACCCCGGTTTTTCTTAAATCCTTTTTCCGAACCCTATTTGCGGATTCGATGTCCCTTAAATTTCCCCTGAGCTGACAACAGGATGACGGCAACACCGACCCCCTCGGCTATGCCCAACCCCATTACAGCGCCTCCTTAAATTTAAATTTTTGAATCTGATAGGATAGCTAACAAACACTATTATGGTTAGAAGATAAATAGTTCAAAAATAAATAGTTTTGGAAACTAAGGTTCTGAACTAAAGTCTGTAAGGAACTAAAAACATAGATAATCCCGATTATTTTAGTTTCACAAACGAAAAAAATGGCATATTAACACCTCCTGAGATTTTAGAAGGGAGATCTCTTCAGGCGAATAGAAGGAAATATCTAAAAATAAAGAAATTCAAGGATTTAAGTAGATAGCCCTGTAAAAATAATTTCCAGACCTGCAAAGAGGAAAGTGGCAACAAAACATATCAACAGAGGATATATCCCCATATCAATGGAATCCATCGAAAAATGGTCTTCTTTTCTGCAAACCAGAAGCATTTCTTTCAGCCCCAGTAGAGCGATTAGTCCCAGAACCGTTATCTTGTAATATTCAGGGATTCCAAAGTCCGTATAAACAAAACAGATGCCTGAACCGGGAAAACTATTTCCCAGAGCAAACTCTTCCATACCCAGAATTAACATTGAAAGCACTACATATCTCCCAGCTTATCGATAAAGGTATTGTAAGAACATGTACTAAATTCTATCTATAGAAACTTATAAACTGTCAAACTATATAAATATTCAAACCGTCACAAAAAGGATAAGTATACGAAAGCCTGAAAGCGAGAAGCATTAAAGATCAGGAATTGTAAAGAAACACACTACCAAAAAATAAATAAGGTTTTGAAGCTATTACCTCTTCAATTCCCGAGAAAGAGGTCTAGATTATGAAAGTTTCGGTTATAGGTTCAGGATATGTGGGTTCGGTCACAGCAGCCTGTTTTGCAGAGGTAGGACACGAAGTCATCTGTGTAGATATCGACAGTAAAAAAACAGAGCAGATAAACTCAGGCATTCCTCCAATCTACGAGGAGGGGCTTGAAGAACTTTTGCAAAAGTATGCAGGAAAAAAACTCATAGCAACTACTGATTATGAATTTGCAGTCAATGAAACGGATATTTCCTTTATTTGTGTTGGAACCCCTTCGGCAGAAGACGGGAGTATAGACCTTTCAATTGTCCGGGCAGCAGCTGCAAGTATCGGTGCAGTTCTAGCAAAGAAAGAAGGCTACCATGTGGTAGTAGTAAAAAGTACAGTCGTGCCCGAAACAACAGAAAAATTTGTCCTGCCGATCCTTGAGGAAACCTCGGGGAAGAAAGCCGGAAAAGATTTCGGAGTCGCAATGAACCCGGAATTCCTTAGGGAAGGAAAAGCTGTCCATGACTTCATGCACCCTGACAAAATAGTTGTCGGGGCGATTGACCGAAGATCAGGAGACATGGTTTCCGAACTCTACAGGATCTTCGAATGCGAGATCACACATACAGGGCCGGCAACCGCAGAAATGATCAAATACGCAAATAACTCCCTGCTTGCAACCAAGATCTCCTTTGCAAATGAAATTGGGAATATCTGCAAAAATCTGGGGATCGATACCTATGAAGTAATGGAAGCTGTTGGGAAGGACTTCAGGATTTCCCCAAAGTTTTTAAATTCCGGAGCAGGTTTTGGAGGGTCATGTTTCCCGAAAGACGTAAAAGCACTCATAGGAAAAGCAAAAGCAATCGGATACTCTCCCGTGCTCCTTGAGTCCGTAATAGCTGTAAATGAAAGGCAACCCCTTCTTATGACTGAAATTCTCCAGAGGAAAATAGGAGATCTTGCAGGCAAAAAGATTGCAGTCCTTGGCCTTGCCTTCAAGAACGAAACGGATGACATAAGAGAATCCAGATCAATTCCTGTGATCGCTGAACTCCTCAGGCTTGAAGCCCGGGTTTCGGCCTATGACCCGATGGCAACCGAGAACATGAAACGTATCTTTCCTGCAGTCGAATACTTTGGTAGCGCCTCGGATGCGCTTATAGATGCAGACGCCTGCCTTGTTATGACAGAATGGGACGAGTTCAGGAATCTTGACTCCGAGTTCCAGGGCATGAAAAGAAAAATAGTTATTGATGGAAGGCGGATAGTTAAAGCGAAAAATGTGGATTATGAGGGACTCTGCTGGTGAAAATCAGCAGAAATTCCTGCCCCTCACATTTTATACATTATATTTTGCAGTAACATATTTTGCAGTAACATATTTTGCAGTAACATATTTTGCAGTAACATATTTTGCAGTAATGTATTTTGCAGTAATGTATTTTGCAGTAATGTATTTTGCAGTAATATGGTCATTAGGCCATTTTTTCTTGAATCTAAGTTAATTGAGGCTTCATTTAGTATCCGGTTCTTTTGCTTCTTTTATAACCGGATTCTGTTCCGATCTCCACTCTTACTTTTCTGCCGTGACCTTTTCAACTGCCAGGATTTCCCGCAGGTACTCAAGTACATTGTCTCTGAGGCTTTCGTTCTGAAGGGCAAAGTCGATTATAGATTTTATATATCCAAGTCGGTCTCCCGTATCGAACCTTTTTCCTTTGAACCTGCAAGCGTAGATCATCTGAGACCTGCTCAGGAGCCTGATGCCGTCCGTAAGCTGGATCTCGCTCCCCACTCCGGTTCCGGCTTTTTTAATGCAATCAAAAATTTCAGGAGTGAAAACGTAGCGCCCAATTGCCCCGATATTAGAAGGAGCCTCTTCGGGAGAGGGTTTTTCCACGATATCCTCAAGCACGTACAGGGAATCGTCAAGAGGCCTGCCCTTTATAATTCCGTAACTGTTCAGTTTTTCGTAAGGCACCTCTTCAACTGCGATGGTTGACCTTCCGTATTTTTCAAAGTTCTCGATAAGCTGGGCAGTGCAGGGTTTATCATTAACGATAATGTCGTCTCCGAGAAGCACCGCAAAAGGTTCATTTCCGATATGGTTCTCTGCCCTGAGAACTGCATCCCCAAGCCCGTTAGGCTCTTTCTGGCGGATATAGTGGATATCAACAAGAGAGGAGATGTCCCTGACCAGTTTCAACATGTCTGTCTGGTTCTTTTTCGCAAGGTGCATTTCAAGTTCAGGGGAGTCGTCGAAGTAATCTTCGATGGCTCTCTTGCCTCTTCCAGTGATAATGATTATGTCCTCGATCCCTGAGGCTATAGCCTCCTCCACGACATACTGGATGACGGGAGTGTCAATGATCGGGAGCATTTCTTTTGGCATGGACTTAGTGGCAGGCAGGAAACGGGTTCCTAAACCGGCTGCCGGAATGAGTGCTTTTTTAATAGTCACGGTTAACTCTCCGTAAAAGGAAAAATTACGTAAAAATTTATTCTTACACTGAGTTGAAATACTTTTCACCTTATCTCTTTAACTTTTCCCTTATTCCGTACAGAAATCGGGTTAAGGAAGAAAAAAGTTTCAGAACTTTCTAAATGAGTGAAAAATATTAATATTGAGAGTCAGATTATTTGAAGATCTTCATGCTTTCAGAGAACAGAATACTTGTAACAGGAGGAGCCGGGTTCATAGGGAGCAATCTGGTAGACCGCCTATTAGAAAAAGGAAACTTGGTTGTTGTTTTCGATAACCTTAGTTCCGGCAAGCTGGAATTTATAGAGCAGCACTTTGAAAATCCGGATTTTTCCCTTGTAAGAGGAGACCTTCTTGATCCTGAGGCTATCGAAAGAGCCTGTACGGATGTTGACATGGTATACCATGTAGCTGCAAATCCAGATGTCAAACTCGGAGCTTCAGATACAAAAGTCCATCTGGATCAGAATATCCTGGCAACCTACAACCTCCTCGAAGCTATGAGAAAAGGCAATGCAAAAAAAATTGCATTTACCTCGACATCCACAGTCTACGGGGAAGCAAGCGTGATG containing:
- a CDS encoding glycosyltransferase family 4 protein codes for the protein MKLLFLDIVWPLYLADGSLIHRHELVSNLAKLDNEIHIFTTDSSTLSHLDNVHCHYIRPGSLLTLTINYFRSSTWLVGSETFDVLYTRNPNFGFLAGLFCKGRCKTLVYELNGIPEDESSLIKSRCDEEKALQEGKTVNLSRFFSSAKSRLKISVLNKALGLSDRIIAVTPGIKANLESAYNIPGEKITVVPNGANTSLFKPLGQAACRKELGLDPETPYVCFVGNLAPWQGVEYLVKAVPSILARYPECRFLIVGDGVMKDELLSLSRDLGFADRLVFTGVVAYDRVPVYINASDICAAPFILARNAKIGLSPLKLYEYMACGKPVVASAISGVADVLEASRGGIPVPPENPEALAEAISKLLENRESRENIGLKGLSYVTENHSWYSVAKQVDGVCKSGLRD
- a CDS encoding glycosyltransferase — protein: MNPESKRKYLLITPARNEEDNLPDVSGSVTGQKVTPTLWIIVDDGSTDETPHILEGLKARHPWIRSIRLPPRPRDITFHYSYVCKQGFDYALEYCRVNGIEYDYIGLLDADTVLEENYFGKLIGEFEKDSSLGIASGGVYYDVGGKLSREVSDKNLPRGTGRLWRKSCFLETEGYQVEPSPDSISNTKALLRGWQLRQYADVVEIQKRKTSAGEGLWKGYVKNGWMAYYMDKNLPMVLFNTFYYSFKSPYYTGIAYLYGYLNSAVKREKKIGDMEIRAYYRKQNLGLLFSRISGFLSRNSTDAKQGEQ
- a CDS encoding lipopolysaccharide biosynthesis protein, with the translated sequence MSNFITNVLKLVSGSVTAQLLGIILIPVITRIYNPDDFGIFQLFIAISGVLVIVSTFSYQLAIMLPKTEEDAANVTALCTLLVTLMTLITGIVTLLIPDNIDNIFKTPGISKYLPLLPLIIFLNGMFFVQNYWLSRKTRFGVIAGSRVSNTLTSKLFQIGFAKLIITPLGLIGGFIAGYAFADLIMLKGIKKDIKVFKQVSIKRMKEMAIQYKKFPLFSSWSSIANTISPQVPSFLLAYFYTTSVVGHFSLANQVVNLPMGIVGTAIGQVFFQKVSEVKNGNVEGDMKTIVEEVYKKLISIGLFPMILLMILGEQIFVFAFGENWGISGTYVRILVPWIFLVFLSSPISTLYNIYEKQKVWLTFSIVLLASRIISLVIGGTYGDPEFALALYSFTGIVFWLWNNAYLLGLAGISKKESAGILIKYSTIGVIVSIPLILIELISTNFYLIIFAAVIMTVIYYAITLHEDPMFRKMFSTLLVNVRNRN
- a CDS encoding polysaccharide deacetylase family protein, translated to MRAMHDLLKQNSNIWDLFSRREEYCPEKLDEHGRFLFAEKYLKNASEPEVSRFLVDHGMEVEFPENRTFAVCLTHDMDDIYPPLSHCLLSSACCLKDLDLRGLESQFLWKFRGAEYSPYLNFSEIMDLEEDLGAKSSFYFIASRKDPKRFRYDIEDLEGSLGEISDRGWEAGLHGGYYSYNDPEALKREKERLEAVLGKKVLGFRNHYLRFKTPETWELLADAGFGYDSTFGFSDSVGFRNGMCHPFRPYNLNEDREIDILEIPLTVMDVALFKASGSFEEAWRCTKDLIDTTARFNGVITLLWHNFVFGCSFRKDWIKLYENALQYCSEKGAWMTSGEEIYRWWDNESRV
- a CDS encoding DUF354 domain-containing protein, with the translated sequence MRVIVDIGHPAHVHFFKNTIWNLEKKGHQVMIVSRDKDVVIELLDAYKIPHTVLSKVRSGKVHLFEEWFVRESKLYKIARQFNPDLIIGILSPPVAHVAWALGKKSIIFNDTEHAEIAQKMTYPFCNIICTPTSFKKDAGKKQLKYSGYHELAYLHPAYFSPNPDVLRELGVEVGEPFVILRFISWGAHHDVGQHGIDNKLSLLKEFEKFGKVFISSEGKLAEEFERYRIRVPSEKIHDLLYYATLYVGEGATMAVESAILGTPSIYVSSLAGTMGNFSELEEKYGLLFNYSESEAALAKAVELLKDPELKKTWGLKRAALLRDKINVTEFMVELIESLPGKKPGVSMPVVSDESYA
- a CDS encoding UDP-N-acetylglucosamine 3-dehydrogenase; protein product: MIRVGVVGTGYMGENHVRIYSEMEGVKLIGISDPNTSRVKGLAVRYGTLPFADHKKMFEKTKLDAISIAAPTTLHCPIVLDALRAGVDVLVEKPIADSVENATAMIESAEEMDRHLMVGHIERFNPAVLKLKEIIDSGTLGKVVSVSTRRVGPYNPRIRDVGVILDIGVHDIDIISCIYGMKINQVYAVAGSDIHSFEDHATIHLRLNHEYSGLVETNWLTPHKIRKLTAVGLKGVAYLDYLDQSVELHNDGWVQKARVEKAEPLQKELSHFICCARDGTCPMPSGEEGKHALEVALAAIQSYQEEKMIEI